A region of Hoplias malabaricus isolate fHopMal1 chromosome 12, fHopMal1.hap1, whole genome shotgun sequence DNA encodes the following proteins:
- the lrrc3 gene encoding leucine-rich repeat-containing protein 3, which translates to MAETMTFPGRTHMSRSHFSPSVYSLLLGLHLAMLLLSAVTYACPKSCLCTERNGLVVVQCASRNLEDIPSDLPPDTVSLLLSSNHITKIPNQAFKELPRLQELDLSRNAIETVDAGAFQGISDSLRVLDLSHNRLHGVPKEAFARLHAKIGLANNPWHCECTLQEVLRELRLDPETVNEVSCHTSVQEEYSGKPVIQVLDSGINFCNFHHKTTDVAMFVTMFGWFTMVIAYVIYYVRHNQEDARRHLEYLKSLPSSSQISKDFDTISTVL; encoded by the coding sequence ATGGCAGAAACCATGACTTTCCCTGGGAGAACTCATATGTCCAGGAGCCATTTCTCTCCCTCAGTGTATTCCCTGTTGTTGGGATTGCATCTGGCCATGCTTTTACTGAGTGCTGTGACATATGCGTGTCCCAAGAGCTGTTTGTGCACCGAGAGGAACGGCCTGGTGGTTGTCCAGTGTGCTTCCAGAAATCTAGAGGACATTCCATCGGATCTGCCACCTGACACTGTGTCCCTGCTGCTGTCCTCCAACCACATCACCAAGATCCCTAACCAGGCTTTCAAAGAGCTCCCCCGCCTGCAGGAGCTGGACCTTTCCCGGAATGCCATCGAAACTGTGGACGCGGGGGCCTTTCAAGGCATTTCGGACAGTCTCCGTGTCCTCGACCTGTCCCACAACCGCCTCCACGGAGTGCCCAAAGAGGCCTTTGCTCGGCTTCATGCCAAGATCGGCCTTGCCAACAACCCCTGGCACTGCGAATGTACCCTGCAGGAGGTGCTCCGAGAACTCCGCCTTGATCCTGAGACCGTCAATGAGGTCAGCTGCCACACGTCTGTCCAGGAGGAATACTCGGGTAAACCTGTCATCCAGGTTCTGGACTCGGGTATTAACTTCTGTAACTTTCACCATAAGACTACGGACGTGGCCATGTTTGTCACTATGTTTGGCTGGTTCACCATGGTCATTGCCTACGTGATCTACTATGTGCGACACAACCAGGAGGATGCCCGCCGGCACCTGGAGTACCTCAAGTCCCTGCCAAGCAGCTCCCAAATCAGCAAAGACTTTGACACAATCAGCACTGTTCTGTAG